The genomic window AAGGAGGGATCATTAAAGATTCTCAAGCGCTTATTTTAGGTGTGACATTCAAAGAAAACTGCCCGGATGTAAGGAATACTAAAGTAGTGGATATCTATGCGGAACTTAAAGATTACGGAGTAAATGTAGACATCTACGATCCTTGGGCAAGCAAAGAAGAGGTAAAACATGAATACGGAATTGATATTCTGGATACTCTGATTGATGGGAAAAAGTATGATTCGGTGATTATTGCTGTTTCTCACAACGAGTTCCTTGAGATGGATCTTGAGTTGTTGAAAAAAGATAATGCAGTGGTTTTCGATACCAAGGCTTGTCTGGATAGAAATTTGGTAGACGCAAGATTATAAAGAATAATGAGCTATGATATCATAATTGTCGGAGCGGGGCTAGTCGGATTGGCTACTGCGTATCAGACAAAACTAAAAAATCCTGATTCTAAGATCTTAATTTTAGAAAAAGAAAATGATGTCGCAATACATCAGTCAGGACACAATAGTGGGGTGATTCATAGCGGAATTTATTATAAACCGGGAAGTTTAAAAGCCAAAAATTGTATTGAAGGCTATCATTCTGTGATCAACTTTGCTGAAGAGTACGGAATCCGATACGATCTTTGCGGTAAAATTATTGTAGCAACTTCGCAGGAAGAATTACCGCTTTTAGACAATATCTATAAAAGAGGTATAGAAAACGGTCTTCAGGATCTGAAATATCTTTCCAGGGAAGAATTTCGTGAAATAGAACCTCATTGTGAAGGCGTGAGAGCAATAAAAGTTCCTCAGACAGGAATTATTGATTATCCGGGAGTTGCAAAAAAAATTAAAGAGCTTTTTGAAGAATTAGGAGGCGAAGTTAAGTTTAATAATGAAGTAAAAAATATTATTAATAAAGGTTCTGAAATTATTGTTCAAACCAATGTTTCAGAATTTAAAGCAAAGAAACTGATTTCTTGCGCAGGCCTTTATTCTGATAAAATCACAAAAATGACCAATGAAGAGAATGATGTTGTTATTATTCCTTTCAGAGGTGAATATTATAAAATTAAAGATGAAAAAAAACATCTGGTAAAACATCTTATCTATCCTGTTCCGGATCCTAATTTTCCGTTTTTGGGAGTTCATTTTACCAGAATGATTGACGGAAATATCGAAGCCGGACCTAATGCTGTTCTGGCATTCAAAAAAGAAGGATATCAGTTTTTTGATTTTAATTTTAATGAAACCATACAGACTCTTTTTTGGCCTGGTTTTAGAAGGATTGTTGCAAAATACGGTAAAACAGGATTGGGAGAGATGCATCGTTCTTTATCAAAATCTGCCTTTACAAAAGCACTGCAGAAACTTTTACCTGAAATTCAGGAAAGTGATCTGGTAACGGGTGGGGCAGGAGTAAGGGCACAAGCTTGTAACAGAGACGGAGCCTTAATTGATGATTTTGACATCGTGAAAAACGGGAATATCATTCACGTAAGAAATGCACCTTCACCGGCTGCAACTTCTTGTCTTTCTATCGGAAATAAGATAAGTGAGCTGATAGAATTTTAAATATAAAAAAACACTAGGATAAAACAAATTGTATGAATGTTCAGATGGTTGACTTAAAAAGTCAATACGAAAAAATAAGGGATGAAATAAACACCGGAATTCAGGAATGTATCGACAATACAGCATTCATCAACGGACCGGCTGTTAAAGAATTTCAACAAGATTTCGAAAAATATTTAAATGTAAAACA from Chryseobacterium wanjuense includes these protein-coding regions:
- the lhgO gene encoding L-2-hydroxyglutarate oxidase, which gives rise to MSYDIIIVGAGLVGLATAYQTKLKNPDSKILILEKENDVAIHQSGHNSGVIHSGIYYKPGSLKAKNCIEGYHSVINFAEEYGIRYDLCGKIIVATSQEELPLLDNIYKRGIENGLQDLKYLSREEFREIEPHCEGVRAIKVPQTGIIDYPGVAKKIKELFEELGGEVKFNNEVKNIINKGSEIIVQTNVSEFKAKKLISCAGLYSDKITKMTNEENDVVIIPFRGEYYKIKDEKKHLVKHLIYPVPDPNFPFLGVHFTRMIDGNIEAGPNAVLAFKKEGYQFFDFNFNETIQTLFWPGFRRIVAKYGKTGLGEMHRSLSKSAFTKALQKLLPEIQESDLVTGGAGVRAQACNRDGALIDDFDIVKNGNIIHVRNAPSPAATSCLSIGNKISELIEF